A portion of the Micromonospora vinacea genome contains these proteins:
- a CDS encoding glycosyltransferase 87 family protein, translating into MNASRRRVATVFGLVTVLAVAIALLPGHRGWFDVGVYHGAVGHWVRGGDLYDWTTGNGYGFTYPPFAAVTMAPMAALSWYPTIVANLLLTALAVAFLLHLLVDPLARRHGWTRWYALALACCLLAGLNPVRDTVSFGQVNLSLVALVYVDLWLLERGSRLAGVGVGLAAAVKLTPAIFIGYLLVTGRWRAAATATGTLVGATVVAAALAPQASRTFFAEALWDTDRVGELAYVSNQSLLGLVARLDPAHPDRRVWLLLVVAVLAVWAVRARRAVRDGDERAGFALTGVAACLVSPVTWVHHLVWLVPGLVVLAASTLPWPPVDAAAHRRARAGAAGYVVLCSGLVWVFANGSDGPWGFVGANAYVWVSLGMLALLPIGRAETGDHPGFTEHCGAVGVPRGVAVDRQR; encoded by the coding sequence ATGAACGCGAGTCGGCGGCGAGTGGCGACGGTGTTCGGCCTGGTCACCGTGCTGGCGGTGGCGATCGCGCTGCTGCCCGGGCATCGGGGCTGGTTCGACGTCGGTGTGTACCACGGCGCGGTCGGGCACTGGGTACGCGGCGGCGACCTGTACGACTGGACCACCGGCAACGGGTACGGCTTCACCTATCCGCCGTTCGCCGCGGTGACCATGGCGCCGATGGCGGCGCTGTCCTGGTACCCGACGATCGTGGCGAACCTTCTGCTGACCGCGTTGGCCGTCGCGTTCCTGTTGCACCTGCTGGTGGACCCGTTGGCCCGGCGGCACGGGTGGACGCGCTGGTACGCGCTGGCGTTGGCCTGCTGTCTGCTGGCCGGGCTCAACCCGGTGCGGGACACTGTCAGCTTCGGGCAGGTCAACCTGTCGCTGGTGGCGCTGGTGTATGTGGACCTGTGGTTGTTGGAGCGGGGCAGTCGGCTGGCCGGAGTGGGGGTGGGGCTGGCCGCCGCCGTCAAGCTCACCCCGGCGATCTTCATCGGGTATCTGCTGGTCACCGGGCGGTGGCGGGCCGCTGCCACGGCCACCGGCACACTCGTCGGCGCCACAGTGGTCGCGGCGGCGCTCGCGCCGCAGGCCAGCCGCACGTTCTTCGCCGAGGCGTTGTGGGACACCGACCGGGTCGGTGAGTTGGCGTACGTGTCGAACCAGTCGCTGCTCGGCCTGGTCGCCCGGCTCGACCCGGCGCACCCGGACCGGCGGGTGTGGCTGCTGCTGGTCGTGGCCGTGTTGGCGGTGTGGGCGGTACGGGCACGCCGGGCGGTGCGTGACGGCGACGAACGGGCCGGCTTCGCGCTGACCGGCGTTGCCGCGTGCCTGGTCAGCCCGGTCACCTGGGTGCACCACCTGGTGTGGCTGGTGCCGGGGCTGGTGGTGCTCGCCGCGTCCACGCTGCCGTGGCCGCCGGTCGACGCGGCGGCTCATCGTCGGGCGCGTGCCGGTGCCGCCGGTTACGTCGTGCTGTGCAGTGGGCTGGTCTGGGTCTTCGCCAACGGGTCGGACGGGCCGTGGGGGTTCGTGGGCGCCAACGCGTACGTCTGGGTCAGCCTCGGCATGCTCGCGTTGCTCCCGATCGGGCGCGCCGAGACAGGTGATCATCCGGGGTTCACCGAGCATTGTGGAGCAGTTGGGGTGCCGAGGGGTGTTGCCGTCGACCGGCAGCGGTGA
- the mptB gene encoding polyprenol phosphomannose-dependent alpha 1,6 mannosyltransferase MptB, with amino-acid sequence MRTLPTVIAYRLLGGVGATVLSGAGLAAGALPVGAHTAWWSGLRQLAGPGLLCGYAGLTLLVAAWWWAGRHPHAPDEVVDRRSAALTLLCWAGPLLVAPPLFSRDAYSYLAQGAMVLADIDVYRHGVAQLGGALAGEVPQMWQQTPAPYGPVFLAVAAVVSGVTGGKLVLGVLGLRLVALAGVALLVAYLPRLARHCGVDPAAALWLGVLNPLVPLHLIAGAHNEAVMLGLLVAGLSLAFEHRYGTATVLVTLAALVKVPAVVGLLVVGSLAARHRGLPASVARTAGFAVGTAAVVTWATGIGYGWVGALGTPMYRHSWSISSALGRVASRTAGRFGLHLGDAPMRFCLALGVAVALAVAVGVWWHRRRLGPAYALGLVLVAAALLGPATRPWYALWGLVLLAAAAHGRARPAAALGAVVLAFVALPSGFGPDVAQAVLAAAGVLVGLLAVGSLRLLVPPAPVGLAR; translated from the coding sequence GTGCGCACACTGCCGACCGTCATCGCGTACCGGCTGCTCGGGGGCGTCGGTGCCACAGTGTTGTCCGGCGCCGGCCTGGCCGCCGGGGCGCTCCCGGTCGGCGCGCACACGGCCTGGTGGAGCGGGCTGCGGCAGCTCGCGGGGCCGGGTCTGCTCTGTGGGTACGCCGGCCTGACCCTGCTCGTGGCCGCCTGGTGGTGGGCGGGCCGACACCCGCACGCCCCCGACGAGGTCGTCGACCGGCGCTCCGCCGCGCTCACTCTGCTCTGTTGGGCGGGGCCGTTGCTGGTGGCGCCGCCGCTGTTCAGCCGCGACGCGTACAGCTACCTGGCGCAGGGCGCGATGGTCCTCGCCGACATAGACGTGTACCGGCACGGGGTGGCCCAGTTGGGCGGCGCGTTGGCCGGTGAGGTGCCGCAGATGTGGCAGCAGACGCCCGCGCCGTACGGGCCGGTGTTCCTCGCGGTGGCGGCCGTGGTCAGTGGCGTGACGGGCGGCAAGCTGGTGCTCGGCGTGCTCGGTCTGCGCCTGGTGGCGCTGGCCGGGGTGGCGCTGCTGGTGGCGTACCTGCCCCGGTTGGCGCGGCACTGCGGTGTCGACCCGGCCGCCGCGCTCTGGCTGGGCGTGCTCAACCCGCTCGTACCGTTGCACCTCATCGCGGGCGCGCACAACGAGGCGGTGATGCTGGGGCTGCTGGTGGCCGGGCTGAGTCTCGCCTTCGAGCACCGCTACGGCACGGCCACCGTGCTGGTCACCCTCGCCGCGCTGGTCAAGGTGCCGGCGGTGGTCGGGCTGCTGGTGGTCGGGTCGCTCGCCGCGCGCCACCGCGGGCTTCCGGCCTCGGTGGCCCGCACGGCCGGGTTCGCGGTGGGCACCGCCGCCGTGGTCACCTGGGCCACCGGCATCGGGTACGGGTGGGTCGGCGCGCTCGGCACCCCCATGTACCGGCACAGCTGGTCGATCTCCAGCGCGCTGGGTCGGGTGGCGTCGCGCACGGCTGGGCGGTTCGGTCTGCACCTGGGCGACGCCCCGATGCGGTTCTGCCTGGCGCTGGGCGTGGCCGTCGCACTGGCCGTGGCGGTCGGTGTGTGGTGGCATCGGCGACGGCTCGGCCCGGCGTACGCGCTGGGGTTGGTGTTGGTGGCGGCGGCGCTGCTCGGCCCGGCGACCCGGCCCTGGTACGCGCTCTGGGGTCTGGTGCTGCTCGCGGCGGCGGCGCACGGGCGGGCCCGGCCGGCGGCGGCGCTGGGCGCTGTGGTGCTCGCGTTCGTGGCGTTGCCGAGCGGCTTCGGACCGGACGTGGCGCAGGCGGTGCTGGCCGCCGCCGGGGTGCTGGTGGGGTTGCTCGCGGTCGGCTCGCTGCGCCTGCTGGTGCCGCCCGCCCCGGTGGGGCTGGCCCGATGA
- a CDS encoding DUF559 domain-containing protein, translating into MRGNGLVARRDILRAAPAWTIQTARRANRLIQLLPGVYGDAALIRHANSDLPMLARVERDVARRAVLAYVDGRGALSRLTALDVWGLRRQAPGEPVYLDLPRGSGLRDRPHLVVARRSDFAIAPPQVVIRGGLPVIRLDRTLVDCWPLLPPVDRPSLLIRAVNDRLTTPQRLAAALAEVPRMPDRGALSGLLDRLAAGCRSPLEIWGHDHVFTGPGMPTFTRQARVRVGARTIYLDMFAEAERVNIELDGATSHGDPAEREIDLRRDALLATVGILVVRFSHRRLTADPVQVRQETLAILAHRAIS; encoded by the coding sequence GGGCGAACCGGCTGATACAACTGCTGCCCGGGGTCTACGGCGACGCCGCGCTGATCCGTCACGCCAACTCCGACCTGCCGATGTTGGCCCGCGTCGAGCGGGACGTCGCTCGACGCGCTGTGCTGGCGTACGTCGACGGGCGCGGGGCGCTGAGTCGCCTGACCGCGCTCGACGTGTGGGGCCTGCGCCGTCAGGCGCCGGGGGAGCCGGTGTATCTCGATCTGCCGCGAGGGTCAGGCCTGCGTGATCGGCCGCATCTCGTCGTAGCGCGCCGGTCCGACTTCGCGATCGCGCCGCCGCAGGTGGTGATCCGCGGAGGATTGCCGGTCATCCGGCTCGACCGGACCCTGGTGGACTGTTGGCCGCTGTTGCCGCCGGTCGACCGACCGAGTCTGCTCATCCGCGCGGTCAACGACCGGCTGACCACGCCGCAACGCCTCGCCGCCGCTCTTGCCGAGGTGCCGAGGATGCCCGACCGTGGGGCGCTGAGCGGTCTGCTGGACCGGCTCGCCGCCGGTTGCCGCAGCCCGTTGGAGATATGGGGTCACGACCACGTCTTCACCGGACCGGGGATGCCGACGTTCACCCGGCAGGCGCGGGTGCGGGTCGGCGCCCGGACGATCTACCTCGACATGTTCGCCGAGGCGGAACGGGTCAACATCGAACTGGATGGCGCGACCAGCCACGGCGACCCGGCCGAACGCGAGATTGACCTCCGCCGGGACGCACTGCTCGCCACCGTCGGCATCCTCGTCGTCCGCTTCAGCCACCGCCGCCTCACCGCGGACCCGGTTCAGGTCCGCCAGGAGACTCTGGCCATTCTCGCCCACCGCGCCATTTCATGA